ATCAGCCAATGGCCGGACAATCGCGTATTCGAGGCCATACGGGCGTCTCAAGCAGACATCTTACTCGACCTGACCGGGCTGACCTCCGGCGGGCGTCCAAATGTGGTGGCCAAGCGACCGCTTGACATCAACATCTCCCAATGGGGCTTTTTGAATACCGCGGGTACTGGCATTTACGACTTCATCACGACCGATCCGTGGATCTGGCCACCAGATGGTCACACAGTCATGGCAGAAAAGCCCATCATGCATCCTTGTGGCCTGCTTTCCTGCTGCGAACTCGAACATCGCTCGCCGCAAACAAGGCACAAGCGCCAGTGGGGGTTCAAAGATACCGATATTGTCATTGGCGCATTTCACAATGCTTATAAAATCACGCCGTTATGGCTTGCCTCGTGGCTTAAGCTACTGGCAGAATATCCCAATTGCCACTTGTGGCTGTACGCCCCAACCACAGAGACCCGGGACAATCTGTGCGCTTGGATTACCCAAACAAAATCAGACGTCTTGCCTCGCGTACATTTCGCCGCTCCTTTACCCTTGCTTGAGCATCAAGCACGGTTACAGGCCTGTGATTTCTTTGCCGACACTTTCGGTTATAACGCTGGCGCCACAGCGGTCGGAGCCATCGCTGCTGGCTTGCCTATTCTGACCATGCCTGGCCGCACCATGCTGTCACGTATGGGATTTGCCATCAATCAATCGCTTGGTTTTGACGAGCTATGTCAAACAACGCCTTCAGACTATTTTGCTTTAGCCGAACAGTGGCTATCCAACACCGCACAGCTAAAAGAAGTGCAAGTTCGCCTCGTTGAGGCGCGTGAACGGAGGCGCTGGGGCGATGTCGCGGCATGGACCGACGAATGGCTATCACTTGTGCGAAAACTTTAAGCAAACTTCTCAGCCCTTGGCTACAGTTATGAATACTTGCGTGAAATCACAGGAGCGTTGCCGTGCACATAGTTCCAGCCATGGATCTCAGAAATGGCCAATGCGTATACACGGAACGAGACAAAAATCGTTTTGAACACGCTAGGTATGTCGATCCGTTGGACGTTGCTGAACAGTGGGTAAGCGCAGGAATCGACCATATCCACATCATTGACTTAGATGGCTACCAATACAAAGAGCCCCGGAATGTCCCAACTGTCAGGCGACTCGTGAAGCAATTCCCGCGCTGTGAATTCGAAATATGCGGTGGCGTCTGTCAAGAGGAACATATCTTGATTTGGCAGGATACCGGCGTGCACAAGATTGTGGTCACTAAAAGTGCTTTACGAGATGCCGACACGCTGGCCGCTTGGTGTCTAGATTTTGCGGATCAGATAGTCTTACTTGCGGAGCTCAAGCGCAACATGGTGTTTGGTAACATCGGCCATTTTTATGGACAGTCTCTTGCCGACTTTCTGCCTTCGCTCGCGGACATTGGTCTTCAAAGGGTTATCCTGACGGAAATTGAAACAGGGAATACGCCACCTGACATTCCAACACCACCGACCACCCTTGATGTCTGGTTATATCTCGGTCGGCAACTGAACGCGCAAAGCTCGCCGATTGATCCCTTTCTTACCTGCGGCGCCAGCACACTCATTGTCGGTCGGGCCGTGCACGATGGCCTCCCTCAAAAAGCATCCTGACCCTTACCACTCGTCGGGAAGCTCCTTGAGAATGGTGATGTAGCCACCCTTGATGTCAATATAACCGCCTCGCCGCAAATCTTTCAAAATTCTCGACACCATTTCTCGAGACGCGCCAACCATACTGGCGATGCTCTGCTGCGTGAGTTTTTCGCGAATGACTCGTTGACCCGCAACATCTTCAGCCATGCGGTTGAATATCACGACGATTCGACCATACACGTCCATTAACCCGAGCCTTCGGATCGATTCCGTCGCCAAATAGAGGCGTTCGGCAAGCTCTTGTATCAGATTACTGGCCATCACCGGATAGGACAGAAGACAGCGCTTGAAGTCCGTACCGGGCAACACCGCCAAGCGGGTTGGGGTCAACGCTTGCACTGAGGCAGTTCGAGGCGTGCCGCGAATCAATCCAAGCTCGCCAAAATAGTTCCCTTTGACCAATTGATTCATTGTGATTTCCTTTCCGCCCTGTTCGTCCAGAAATACCTTAACGCTGCCCTGCAAAATAAAGTAAACATCATTTGACGGCTCTCCCTCTGCCAAAATAAGGCTTCTCGGGGAAAAGGTTCTGACAAAACACAAACGACTGATGGCCATCAGTGATTGGTCATCCAATCCCTTAAATAAGGAAAACTGTTTCAATGCGTCGCAGTCCACACAGTCAGATTGCATGTTGCCCATGCTCCATCACGCCTTTCGATGTGAATATTACACAACTTTTCTGGTAATATTTCACTGGTTTATTGTGTTATCACGTTCTAAAATTGATAATTATCAGCCGTAGTGCGGGAAGGGAGCGTCCACAAATACGTCATGACTCGGAACAGCGCTATCATAAAGCAATTTGTTTGCTCGATGCTTTTTGTTTTGGCATTCGGTTGCGTGGCCGTGCCCGCTATAGCGGGCGGCCTTGTCGCAGACCGTGCAACAATTTATGTGTCCGAGTACAGTCGTCTGCGCCACCTGGCTGAGCTAGGCGATCCCAATGCCCAGTTTCTTCTCGGCAATCTGTACTTCACCGGTAAAGCTCGTCCCCATATCGTGCAAAGTGATGAAAAAGCATTTGAGTTTTATATGAAGGCCGCTAAGCAGGGGCATGCGGGTGCGCAGCATAATGTCGCCGTGCTCTATCTCAAAGGACGCGGTGTTAAGCGAAACGTCGATCTGGCGGTTGCTTGGTTCATGCTTTCCGCCAAAAATGGGAACCGCTCCGCACAACGCGTCATTGCCCGCCTCCAGCAGGAAATGGATGCGCGCCAATGGCGCAAACTGAAATCGCTACACCAGCAACTGGCTCAGGAAATCAAAACCCCTCAGGTGGCCAAATAACCTTAGCTGCCGTGTTCGATATCGTTCTCTGACGTCGTCTCCGCTATATTCAAATCGGCATTGATTCTCAACTTGGAATAACGATGCGCGTGCAGGAAACCTTTGAAAAAGGCTTCCGACAGCGCTGAATATCGATATTGGTGTCGTGTGTGCGCATAAATGGCATAGGACACCGCCACCTCGCCAGCCTCACAACACGTTTGCAAGCGGTGGGCCAAGTTCACACCACTGCCAACCGCCCGATAAGCCATTAACTTTTCAGAGCCAATATTGCCAACTGTGGCGAAATCCTGATGGATACCGACACGCAGTCCCACCTGGTGATCAATGCCCTGTTCCAACCATTTCCGACCGAGCGCCTGCATGGTCTTTTGCATTGCCACTGCCGTTTCTACGGCCGCATGCGCCTGTTGTTCGCGTGGCATATCTTCGGGAGCACCAAAGAAGACAACCAAGCCATCCCCGAGCACCTCGTTGAGTACGCCATCATGACGCTCCACAACTTCACCCATGGAAGCCACAAATTCATTAAGCAATTCGGTGATCACTTCCGCTTCGAAACGATCGGTCAACTCCGTAAAGCCTTGCATATCGGCAAACAACACCGTGATCAGCCGACGGGAAGGAATGAGCGACACAGCTTTTTGCTGTTCAATGACCTGACGGACCAACACTTCGGGAAAATAACGCTTTAACTTTTGGAAGGCTTGCTCCAAAGTCTTCCTTGCTTCTTCCTGTTGGCGAGCCACATGAATTTCCTTAAGCAGCACAAGCGTCTTGACACGGGCAAGCAAAACTTCTTTGTTAATGGGTTTGATCACAAAGTCATTGGCGCCACTTTCTAGCCCAAAGATAATGTCCTGCTCCTCCCTTCGGGCGGAAATCAACAAGACTGGAAGCTCGATTGGTGAGAACTTGGCGCGAATCCGCCGACAGACCTCATAGCCCGACAATCTAGGCATCATGACATCCAAAATCACCAGATCATAGTCGGTGTGCTCAATGCAACGCAGTGCCTCATCACCACTTTTAACGGCATGAGGCCGAAAACCTGCCAAACGAAGGAAATCGACAAGCACCCTCCGATTCACAGCCTCATCATCGACCACGAGGACGCGCGGCTGTTCACCGCTTTCGTCCGCATTTTGGGGCAATGTATCTGGCACATCGCTATTCGACGCCAAGACAGGTACAATTTCCTCTCCCTGTTCGGCGTCGCTTATCGATAAGTCAAAGTAAAACGTCGATCCCTCTCCCAAGGTGGAATCCACAAACAGATCACTACCATGGAGCCGTACCAATTCTCGGGTGATGGCCAACCCAAGGCCGCTGCCGTGTTGTTCGCGTGATAGAGAGCGCTCGATCTGTTCAAACGGCTTGAAAATTCGTTCTCGATGCTCGGGCGCAATCCCTGAGCCGGTATCGGATACGGACACACGAATGCGCGAGGCATCAAGCTTTCGCGCAGAAATACGGACTTCACCACGTTCAGTGAATTTAATGGCATTGCCGACCAAGTTAAACAAAATCTGTTGTAGACGAACACTATCCGCCCGCACTGGCGGCAGATTGTCCTCAATGTCTACCTCAAGCCTTATAGGTTTATTCTGAATCAGTGGTTTGCTCACGGCGGTCACCACGTCAACAACAGCCGCAAGGTCAACTGGCACAGGATGAATGTGCAGTTTTCGATGCGACAGTCTTTTGAAATCCAAAATTTCATTGACCAGCGCTGCGAGCCGACGACCGCTGCCTTCAATCAGCTTAAGTCCTTCTTGAACATCCTCATTCAGCTTGCCTGCACTGCCGCTCAACAGCGCCTGTGTCAAGCCAATGATCCCAGTCAGAGGCGTGCGCAATTCGTGAGACACGATCGACAGAAACTCATCTTTAATGCGATCGGAATTTCTCAGTTGCTCGGCAATGGCCTCCTGCCGTGCCATTTTTCGCCGATACAACCATAAAACGGCACCCACAATAAAAGCCAGAACCAACAGGTAAATTGCATACGCTTGCGGGGTCAACCAAATGGGAGGGGCCACCGAGAGCTTCAATGAAAAAACCGTTTGTGTCTCGTACCCCTGAGCGGTTTTACCTTTGAGTTCAAGCTGATAATTTCCCGGCGGAAGGTTTGAAAAATTGATCTCGGTACCCGCATTTGTCTCACGCCAGTCATTGTCGAGTGGATTTAGGCGGTAATACAAGTGATTGTTTTGTGGCGAAAGGTAATCCGTCACAATCGCACGCAAACTGATATCGTTATTGCCGTAGCTCAAATTTACCTGCCCGCTGCCGAGCGGCTGCCAGCCCCTATCCCCCACCCGAATCTGCGTCACCACCACTCTTGGTGACACCCTAGGAAGCCAACGCTGAAAACGCTGAGCCACCAAAACACCATGTTGGCCGCCAATCACCAACCAACCCCGTGAAGTTTCCATGCCCACCAACGGGGGCACCAAAAAAGGCGGCACACCATCTGGCGGACCGAAACGCCTCAGTGCCTTCATCTCTGGCTGCCAGCGAAGGATACCTTCGTCACCAAATAACCAGAGCGCTCCGCGGCTGTCGAATAAAAGCGCACTATCAGAAACAAAAATATCCTTCGCTTCTAACGGAACACTCTGGAACTCAAATGAATCACTATGGCGCATCACCGCCAGCCCTGCATCGGTAGCCACCCACAAGCGACCCGTCTTATCAAGCGCGATAGCGTGAATATTGTTGTCAGGCAAAGCGCTCGGATTACCCGAATCATGCAAAATAACCTGAGCAGTGCTTTGTTCAGGCAAAAATCGAACCAAACCACTGCCGCGTGTACCAAACCACATGACGCCTGACGCCTCAACGGCAGCACTGGTAAATTCCGCTCGCCCAAACACACTTTCGCCGCCGATGGGATACCAATGGCGCAACGCCATCTGTTTCGTCGTCTGTGACCATTGGAAAACTGCCACGCCCCAATTGGTGCCAATCCATAGTCGATCTTGGGTATCCATCAACATAAAATTGACTCGAAAATTCGCTTCGACGCCAGGAAGTTGAGCCACGACACGCGGCTTTTGCCCGATTTCAAGCCGTCCAAGCTGGCCTTTGTGATCTACGAGCCAGGCCGCACCATACCGATCGACCACCAACGCCAACAATCTTGCCGACAAGTCAGCGCCGAGTGTAGTTCGATAAACGGAACGAACTTGCAACGTGTCCGGGTTGAGGGCATCCAGACCGCCATAGCTGCTGATAAGAATGTCGCCGTTTGGCCATTCTGCGACACCGGTAATCATATTATGGCTCAGCCCGCGTCCTTGCACCGGTGCATAGACGATTCGACCAAAAGTGGCCTCGTAACCGAGAGAAAGCCGCAGGCCACGAATCGAACCAATCCAAATTAATCCAGCCTGATCTTCAAATAACGTCAGTGCCCGCCCCTCACCGTTTGATGTCTGAACTGGCAGCCAATTGTCTGCGGCCGATCGCTTGACAAAAAGGCCCTCGCTCGTCGCCAACCAGTAAGCGCCCTGTCTGGTTCTCAGCATGTCAAGAATCTGTAGTTTGTCCGAGGTCACCGGCAAACGGATTCGCTGTACGCGCGCAAGATTGGGCGGGATACGCAACAGGCCATGGTTTAAGGTGCCAATCAGCAGCTGGCCGTTGTCATCTTTGACGATGCGTGTGATGGCCGGTTGTTGGTCTGGAAATATCCGAACGATACGAAACTCTCCCGTGCGCTCATTCAGTTGGCCCAACCCCGCATCTGTCGCGATCCAAAGGTGATCACCGTCGGCCCGCAAAATATCCGTCACGATCTGGCCAGGGAGCGCAAGATCGTCAAGGGGATTATGATTGAAAGTTCGAATTTCGCCGCTGATTAAGTCAAACCGATACAGGCCACTAAACGCGGCAATCCATACCGCCTGCCCATCACGAAAAAGCGACTGAACGCCGATATTGGCTAGATCTCCTACCCGCGTTCGAACGACGCTTAGCGTCTCCCTTTGCGGATCAAACCAGTAAAGACCACCATTACGCAACCCAATCAACAGGCGCGGGCCGATCACTTCGATATCGGAAACATCCCCGGAGATCACCTTGAGTCGGTTGTAATAACGAAACGCCAATCCATCATAACGGACCACGCCCCGTTTGGTTGCAAGCCAAATCAAGCCTCGGTGATCCTGCACAATTTTACGGATCCAGTGTGGCGCCGAGTCTGCCTTATGTGGCGCGAACGTGCTGACCCATAGCACATCCGGCTGGGCAATCCCATGGCCAGAGAGCAGCATCAGGGCAGCAATCACATAAACTTGTCGGAATAACCGAGTCACACCTTTGTCAACATATCAAGCGTCCATACTGTTGAGTGTACTCGATTTATTGCCGGACAAAAGTGCCATGCATCAATTTTTAGGCGTTAGAGCCAGCCTTTTTCAGCAAAAGAGACCGCCGTGCCTCCACCAACGACCACGTGATCGAGCAGACGAATATCCATGTGACGCAACAGAGAGCCTAGTTCGGAAGTCAAGCGTCGGTCAGCGACACTGGGCTCAGGATCACCGGAAGGGTGGTTATGGCCGATAATGATCGCCGCCGCGTTCAGCCGAAGCGCTTCACGCACCAACACCCTTGGATGCACTGACGCTTCATGGATACTGCCACGAAACAAGTTTTTGAACGCGATCATTCGGTGCTTCTGATCAAGAAACAAGGTGGCAAAGACTTCCTCTGGCTCAGCCATTAACCGTAGTGTAAACAGCCGCTTCACGTCCTCCGGGCAACCAAACATGGGCTTTTCGCGGCAATTCGTTTGCCAGGCACGCTCCGCGATCAACAAAGCAGCTTTCAATTGCGCCGCCTTGGCATACCCTATCCCCGGCTCGGCGAGCAACAACTCAACACTGCTGCGCATCAAACCGGCCAGCCCACCGAATCTTTCTATCAATCGACGGGCCAATAGGATCGCACTTTCACCACGGCGACCTGCTCGCAACAATATCGCCAACAGTTCCGCATCGCTCAAATCGTGCCCGCCGGACGCAAGCAATCGTTCGCGCGGCCTTTCATCCTCCGGCCAATCTTTAATCGACATACGCTTTCCTTTGCAATGCCTAGGTTTCTCCCACCTCATCCGCTATGATAACGCTTACTAAGAACAACAGCCGTCATCCATGACCGACTCGTCCTGCCAGTTTCTTGCCAATCACAATGTCATCCTAGGCATCAGCGGCGGTATCGCTGCCTATAAGGCCGCCATTTTGGCCCGTCGGTTGATCGACGCTGGAGCAACCGTCCAGGTCATTATGACACCCAATGCCCGACAGTTTATTAGCCCGCTCACGCTCCAAGCGCTCACCGGAAGACCCGTGCGGATTGAGCAATTTGACGTACAAGCTGAAGCAGCTATGAGTCACATTGAGCTGGCACGATGGGCAGACCTCATCGTCATTGCCCCTGCAACGGCCAATACCATCGCGCGTCTTGCCAACGGATATGCCGACGAGTTACTGTCCACTGTCAGCCTTGCATCGAGTGCCCCGAGGTTTATTGCGCCGGCCATGAATCAGCAAATGTGGCTATCCGAGGCCACCCAAAGAAACATTCAAACACTT
The genomic region above belongs to Gammaproteobacteria bacterium and contains:
- a CDS encoding sel1 repeat family protein, giving the protein MTRNSAIIKQFVCSMLFVLAFGCVAVPAIAGGLVADRATIYVSEYSRLRHLAELGDPNAQFLLGNLYFTGKARPHIVQSDEKAFEFYMKAAKQGHAGAQHNVAVLYLKGRGVKRNVDLAVAWFMLSAKNGNRSAQRVIARLQQEMDARQWRKLKSLHQQLAQEIKTPQVAK
- a CDS encoding JAB domain-containing protein, with protein sequence MSIKDWPEDERPRERLLASGGHDLSDAELLAILLRAGRRGESAILLARRLIERFGGLAGLMRSSVELLLAEPGIGYAKAAQLKAALLIAERAWQTNCREKPMFGCPEDVKRLFTLRLMAEPEEVFATLFLDQKHRMIAFKNLFRGSIHEASVHPRVLVREALRLNAAAIIIGHNHPSGDPEPSVADRRLTSELGSLLRHMDIRLLDHVVVGGGTAVSFAEKGWL
- a CDS encoding response regulator; the protein is MTRLFRQVYVIAALMLLSGHGIAQPDVLWVSTFAPHKADSAPHWIRKIVQDHRGLIWLATKRGVVRYDGLAFRYYNRLKVISGDVSDIEVIGPRLLIGLRNGGLYWFDPQRETLSVVRTRVGDLANIGVQSLFRDGQAVWIAAFSGLYRFDLISGEIRTFNHNPLDDLALPGQIVTDILRADGDHLWIATDAGLGQLNERTGEFRIVRIFPDQQPAITRIVKDDNGQLLIGTLNHGLLRIPPNLARVQRIRLPVTSDKLQILDMLRTRQGAYWLATSEGLFVKRSAADNWLPVQTSNGEGRALTLFEDQAGLIWIGSIRGLRLSLGYEATFGRIVYAPVQGRGLSHNMITGVAEWPNGDILISSYGGLDALNPDTLQVRSVYRTTLGADLSARLLALVVDRYGAAWLVDHKGQLGRLEIGQKPRVVAQLPGVEANFRVNFMLMDTQDRLWIGTNWGVAVFQWSQTTKQMALRHWYPIGGESVFGRAEFTSAAVEASGVMWFGTRGSGLVRFLPEQSTAQVILHDSGNPSALPDNNIHAIALDKTGRLWVATDAGLAVMRHSDSFEFQSVPLEAKDIFVSDSALLFDSRGALWLFGDEGILRWQPEMKALRRFGPPDGVPPFLVPPLVGMETSRGWLVIGGQHGVLVAQRFQRWLPRVSPRVVVTQIRVGDRGWQPLGSGQVNLSYGNNDISLRAIVTDYLSPQNNHLYYRLNPLDNDWRETNAGTEINFSNLPPGNYQLELKGKTAQGYETQTVFSLKLSVAPPIWLTPQAYAIYLLVLAFIVGAVLWLYRRKMARQEAIAEQLRNSDRIKDEFLSIVSHELRTPLTGIIGLTQALLSGSAGKLNEDVQEGLKLIEGSGRRLAALVNEILDFKRLSHRKLHIHPVPVDLAAVVDVVTAVSKPLIQNKPIRLEVDIEDNLPPVRADSVRLQQILFNLVGNAIKFTERGEVRISARKLDASRIRVSVSDTGSGIAPEHRERIFKPFEQIERSLSREQHGSGLGLAITRELVRLHGSDLFVDSTLGEGSTFYFDLSISDAEQGEEIVPVLASNSDVPDTLPQNADESGEQPRVLVVDDEAVNRRVLVDFLRLAGFRPHAVKSGDEALRCIEHTDYDLVILDVMMPRLSGYEVCRRIRAKFSPIELPVLLISARREEQDIIFGLESGANDFVIKPINKEVLLARVKTLVLLKEIHVARQQEEARKTLEQAFQKLKRYFPEVLVRQVIEQQKAVSLIPSRRLITVLFADMQGFTELTDRFEAEVITELLNEFVASMGEVVERHDGVLNEVLGDGLVVFFGAPEDMPREQQAHAAVETAVAMQKTMQALGRKWLEQGIDHQVGLRVGIHQDFATVGNIGSEKLMAYRAVGSGVNLAHRLQTCCEAGEVAVSYAIYAHTRHQYRYSALSEAFFKGFLHAHRYSKLRINADLNIAETTSENDIEHGS
- a CDS encoding Crp/Fnr family transcriptional regulator, which translates into the protein MGNMQSDCVDCDALKQFSLFKGLDDQSLMAISRLCFVRTFSPRSLILAEGEPSNDVYFILQGSVKVFLDEQGGKEITMNQLVKGNYFGELGLIRGTPRTASVQALTPTRLAVLPGTDFKRCLLSYPVMASNLIQELAERLYLATESIRRLGLMDVYGRIVVIFNRMAEDVAGQRVIREKLTQQSIASMVGASREMVSRILKDLRRGGYIDIKGGYITILKELPDEW